A genomic stretch from Setaria viridis chromosome 1, Setaria_viridis_v4.0, whole genome shotgun sequence includes:
- the LOC117860643 gene encoding uncharacterized protein, translated as MARNEEKAQSMLNRFITMKQEEKRKPRERRPYLASECRDLADAERWRSEILREIGAKVAEIQNEGLGEHRLRDLNDEINKLLRERGHWERRIVELGGRDYSRSSNAPLMTDLDGNIVAVPNPSGRGPGYRYFGAARKLPGVRELFDKPPETRKRRTRYEIHKRINAGYYGYYDDEDGVLERLEAPAEKRMREEVVSEWHRVERVRREAMKGVVSGEVAAAGGRSGEAAREVLFEGVEEEVEEERKREEEQREREKGEEAGREFVAHVPLPDEKEIERMVVERKKKELLSKYASDTLQVEQEEAKEMLNVRR; from the coding sequence ATGGCTCGTAACGAGGAGAAGGCGCAGTCCATGCTTAACCGCTTCATCACGATGAAGCAGGAGGAGAAGCGCAAGCCCCGGGAGCGGCGGCCCTACCTCGCCTCCGAGTGCCGcgacctcgccgacgccgagcgcTGGCGCTCCGAGATCCTCCGCGAGATCGGCGCCAAGGTCGCCGAGATCCAGAACGAGGGCCTCGGGGAGCACCGCCTCCGCGACCTCAACGACGAGATCAACAAGCTCCTCCGCGAGCGCGGCCACTGGGAGCGCCGCATCGTCGAGCTCGGCGGCCGCGACTACTCCCGCAGCTCCAACGCGCCGCTCATGACCGACCTCGACGGCAACATCGTCGCCGTCCCCAACCCCTCCGGCCGTGGGCCCGGGTACCGCTACTTCGGCGCCGCCAGGAAGCTCCCCGGCGTGCGGGAGCTCTTCGACAAGCCGCCTGAGACGCGAAAGCGCCGCACCCGATACGAGATCCACAAGCGCATCAACGCCGGGTACTACGGGTACTatgacgacgaggacggcgtGCTGGAGCGGCTTGAGGCCCCTGCCGAGAAGCGCATGCGGGAGGAGGTCGTTTCAGAGTGGCACCGCGTGGAGCGTGTGCGACGCGAGGCTATGAAGGGGGTTGTGAGCGGCGAGGTGGCTGCTGCAGGTGGGCGCAGTGGGGAGGCTGCTAGGGAGGTGCTGTTTGAGGGGGTGGAGGAAGAGGTTGAAGAGGAGAGGAAGCGTGAGGAAGaacagagggagagggagaaaggGGAAGAGGCTGGGAGGGAATTTGTCGCACATGTGCCACTACCTGATGAGAAGGAGATTGAGCGCATGGTCgtagagaggaagaagaaggagctgcTTAGCAAGTATGCAAGCGATACCCTTCAGGTCGAGCAAGAGGAGGCCAAGGAGATGCTCAATGTGCGACGCTAG
- the LOC117860601 gene encoding uncharacterized protein isoform X2 encodes MPATRRSATAAGMPGGDGSDGGKCGGEEGSGRSKGPPASPNKRGKVSLGGNGSDGGDDSPGRIKRPSASPLASPNKRGKAEASEPKENALAAAKRNSSGRSEGKEMGKSGGTHFKYADKDNQGVKESALGNQCDPIKGSIPLSVWQAFKDGLKQGILNPDDIEVTLDSSPYYVSGTANEILLSSALMHMEKEFRNRFEKISSLNRRILISGPSGSELYQEALVKALAKHFDARLLILDSLVLGGDSLKELRKDDAPTGADIVGLSNKNTFGEVFYAALGNLIIEVISEESCCSKLIVLLKDAHMLLTEYREWLRRELPICVLIIGCQTQGDKDQEASGSQPKLFPHKICIELPQNKEQLSDVRKQLEHDIQILKTKAIVANIDEGCSAERMRAIQAVFPAAPDVMVLYPNQFLDLWACGQAVEEPWAEVWRRLPLVLHDVQLSEAVQINLQAEHYDDIVIKRHDFSETISKVLRKHPGPIKCVRLDSTACPGPGLLSEWVDMLSAKAVQELVLVNLTWPMEQLEFPLHRLCSQRLVTLALGFFGLTVLGLDLCYTLLSLEQLILVGCRFSGQALSAVLYYLTRLSSLTIGSCDITAGCGHQGLEIESRTLTRLHLCKCTASAVTIVNAPALQVLITGVTSAPAPGRRETLVLINLRSADELQTLEHLGLHLHRLQITSDATVKLKHRPVVSLPALKTLSIGIQVCMPHHASILVDLLGSLPRLQKLTLWRVDDLPTSGDDETCRKAWSLDCAPPCITHCLENLVVQEYRGGGGEVAFVRRVLSIGCSLVSVTLCLHQTVPLEVATTPFGGCLVASNGCKIVVRRATHGVYE; translated from the exons atgCCGGCGACTCGccggagcgccaccgccgcggggaTGCCGGGCGGCGATGGAAGCGACGGAGGGAAATGCGGTGGGGAGGAAGGCTCCGGCAGGAGCAAGGGCCCGCCGGCCTCGCCGAACAAGCGCGGGAAGGTGTCCCTCGGCGGCAATGGAAGCGACGGGGGGGATGATAGCCCCGGCAGGATCAAGCGGCCTTCGGCCTCCCCTCTGGCCTCGCCGAACAAGCGCGGGAAG gcggaggcgtcCGAGCCGAAGGAGAACGCTCTAGCCGCGGCGAAGAGGAACAGTTCGGGGCGCTCAGAGGGGAAGGAGATGGGGAAGTCG GGAGGAACACATTTTAAATATGCTGACAAAGATAACCAAGGAGTAAAAGAATCTG CTCTTGGAAATCAGTGCGATCCTATTAAAGGCAGTATACCTCTGAGCGTTTGGCAAGCCTTTAAGGATGGGCTGAAACAAGGCATTCTTAACCCTGATGATATTGAAGTAACCCTTGATAGTTCCCCATATTATGTCAG TGGCACTGCAAACGAAATACTTTTATCATCTGCTCTCATGCATATGGAAAAGGAGTTCCGGAATCGCTTTGAAAAAATCTCATCCCTAAATCGGCGAATTCTAATATCCGGTCCATCAG GTTCCGAACTGTATCAGGAAGCATTGGTGAAGGCACTTGCAAAGCATTTTGATGCTAGACTTCTCATACTTGACTCTCTTGTGCTTGGTGGT GATTCCCTAAAGGAGTTAAGGAAGGATGATGCACCGACAGGAGCTGACATTGTTGGACTATCCAACAAAAACACTTTCGGAGAAGTTTTTTATGCTGCTTTAGGAAACCTGATTATTGAG GTCATTTCAGAAGAAAGCTGCTGCAGTAAATTGATTGTATTACTCAAGGACGCACATATGTTGTTGACAGAGTATAGAGAATGGCTGAGAAGAGAACTTCCAATTTGTGTTCTGATTATTGGATGCCAAACTCAGGGAGACAAAGATCAG GAAGCATCTGGAAGTCAGCCTAAACTTTTCCCTCACAAAATTTGCATCGAACTTCCACAG AACAAAGAGCAGCTATCAGATGTAAGGAAACAACTAGAACATGATATTCAAATCCTCAAAACTAAAGCCATTGTTGCTAATATCGATGAG GGTTGCTCGGCGGAGCGTATGCGTGCCATCCAGGCTGTCTTCCCAGCAGCCCCGGACGTGATGGTCCTTTACCCTAATCAATTCCTGGACCTATGGGCGTGCGGGCAAGCCGTGGAGGAGCCGTGGGCTGAGGTGTGGAGGCGGCTCCCGCTGGTGCTGCACGACGTGCAGCTGTCAGAGGCCGTGCAGATAAATCTGCAGGCGGAGCACTACGACGACATCGTCATCAAGCGGCATGACTTCAGCGAGACCATCAGCAAGGTGCTCAGGAAGCACCCAGGCCCAATCAAGTGCGTCCGCCTTGATAGCACCGCCTGCCCCGGGCCTGGCCTCCTAAGCGAGTGGGTGGATATGCTGTCAGCAAAGGCTGTGCAAGAGCTGGTGCTGGTCAACCTGACCTGGCCCATGGAGCAGCTGGAGTTCCCACTACACCGCCTTTGCAGCCAGAGACTGGTGACCCTGGCGCTTGGGTTCTTCGGGTTGACGGTGCTCGGCCTCGACTTGTGCTATACCCTCTTATCTCTGGAGCAGCTAATCTTGGTGGGATGCCGCTTCTCAGGACAAGCTCTCTCCGCAGTACTCTACTATCTGACACGCCTGAGCAGCCTCACCATCGGGAGCTGCGACATCACGGCCGGATGCGGCCATCAAGGCCTGGAGATCGAGTCCCGGACTTTGACTAGGCTGCACCTGTGCAAGTGCACTGCAAGTGCCGTCACCATCGTCAACGCCCCAGCGCTGCAAGTGCTCATCACGGGGGTTACCTCAGCCCCAGCACCTGGAAGAAGGGAGACCCTGGTGCTCATTAACCTGAGGTCCGCTGACGAGCTGCAGACACTTGAACACCTTGGTCTCCACCTCCATAGACTCCAGATTACCAGCGACGCCACTGTCAAGTTGAAGCACCGGCCGGTCGTCTCACTGCCCGCTCTCAAGACTCTCAGCATTGGGATACAGGTCTGCATGCCACACCACGCATCCATCCTGGTGGATTTGCTCGGTAGCCTGCCCCGCCTCCAAAAGCTGACTCTCTGG CGGGTCGATGATCTCCCTACCAGTGGTGATGACGAAACCTGCAGAAAAGCGTGGTCCCTCGACTGTGCGCCGCCCTGCATCACCCACTGCCTGGAGAACCTCGTCGTTCAAGAGtacagaggaggcggcggggaggttgCTTTCGTCCGGCGTGTGCTGTCGATCGGCTGCAGCCTCGTGTCGGTCACGCTCTGCCTGCACCAGACAGTCCCACTGGAGGTCGCCACCACACCATTCGGCGGATGCCTGGTCGCCTCAAACGGCTGTAAGATAGTAGTCAGGCGCGCCACACATGGGGTGTACGAGTAA
- the LOC117860601 gene encoding uncharacterized protein isoform X1, with the protein MPATRRSATAAGMPGGDGSDGGKCGGEEGSGRSKGPPASPNKRGKVSLGGNGSDGGDDSPGRIKRPSASPLASPNKRGKAEASEPKENALAAAKRNSSGRSEGKEMGKSGGTHFKYADKDNQGVKESALGNQCDPIKGSIPLSVWQAFKDGLKQGILNPDDIEVTLDSSPYYVSGTANEILLSSALMHMEKEFRNRFEKISSLNRRILISGPSGSELYQEALVKALAKHFDARLLILDSLVLGGFQDSLKELRKDDAPTGADIVGLSNKNTFGEVFYAALGNLIIEVISEESCCSKLIVLLKDAHMLLTEYREWLRRELPICVLIIGCQTQGDKDQEASGSQPKLFPHKICIELPQNKEQLSDVRKQLEHDIQILKTKAIVANIDEGCSAERMRAIQAVFPAAPDVMVLYPNQFLDLWACGQAVEEPWAEVWRRLPLVLHDVQLSEAVQINLQAEHYDDIVIKRHDFSETISKVLRKHPGPIKCVRLDSTACPGPGLLSEWVDMLSAKAVQELVLVNLTWPMEQLEFPLHRLCSQRLVTLALGFFGLTVLGLDLCYTLLSLEQLILVGCRFSGQALSAVLYYLTRLSSLTIGSCDITAGCGHQGLEIESRTLTRLHLCKCTASAVTIVNAPALQVLITGVTSAPAPGRRETLVLINLRSADELQTLEHLGLHLHRLQITSDATVKLKHRPVVSLPALKTLSIGIQVCMPHHASILVDLLGSLPRLQKLTLWRVDDLPTSGDDETCRKAWSLDCAPPCITHCLENLVVQEYRGGGGEVAFVRRVLSIGCSLVSVTLCLHQTVPLEVATTPFGGCLVASNGCKIVVRRATHGVYE; encoded by the exons atgCCGGCGACTCGccggagcgccaccgccgcggggaTGCCGGGCGGCGATGGAAGCGACGGAGGGAAATGCGGTGGGGAGGAAGGCTCCGGCAGGAGCAAGGGCCCGCCGGCCTCGCCGAACAAGCGCGGGAAGGTGTCCCTCGGCGGCAATGGAAGCGACGGGGGGGATGATAGCCCCGGCAGGATCAAGCGGCCTTCGGCCTCCCCTCTGGCCTCGCCGAACAAGCGCGGGAAG gcggaggcgtcCGAGCCGAAGGAGAACGCTCTAGCCGCGGCGAAGAGGAACAGTTCGGGGCGCTCAGAGGGGAAGGAGATGGGGAAGTCG GGAGGAACACATTTTAAATATGCTGACAAAGATAACCAAGGAGTAAAAGAATCTG CTCTTGGAAATCAGTGCGATCCTATTAAAGGCAGTATACCTCTGAGCGTTTGGCAAGCCTTTAAGGATGGGCTGAAACAAGGCATTCTTAACCCTGATGATATTGAAGTAACCCTTGATAGTTCCCCATATTATGTCAG TGGCACTGCAAACGAAATACTTTTATCATCTGCTCTCATGCATATGGAAAAGGAGTTCCGGAATCGCTTTGAAAAAATCTCATCCCTAAATCGGCGAATTCTAATATCCGGTCCATCAG GTTCCGAACTGTATCAGGAAGCATTGGTGAAGGCACTTGCAAAGCATTTTGATGCTAGACTTCTCATACTTGACTCTCTTGTGCTTGGTGGT TTTCAGGATTCCCTAAAGGAGTTAAGGAAGGATGATGCACCGACAGGAGCTGACATTGTTGGACTATCCAACAAAAACACTTTCGGAGAAGTTTTTTATGCTGCTTTAGGAAACCTGATTATTGAG GTCATTTCAGAAGAAAGCTGCTGCAGTAAATTGATTGTATTACTCAAGGACGCACATATGTTGTTGACAGAGTATAGAGAATGGCTGAGAAGAGAACTTCCAATTTGTGTTCTGATTATTGGATGCCAAACTCAGGGAGACAAAGATCAG GAAGCATCTGGAAGTCAGCCTAAACTTTTCCCTCACAAAATTTGCATCGAACTTCCACAG AACAAAGAGCAGCTATCAGATGTAAGGAAACAACTAGAACATGATATTCAAATCCTCAAAACTAAAGCCATTGTTGCTAATATCGATGAG GGTTGCTCGGCGGAGCGTATGCGTGCCATCCAGGCTGTCTTCCCAGCAGCCCCGGACGTGATGGTCCTTTACCCTAATCAATTCCTGGACCTATGGGCGTGCGGGCAAGCCGTGGAGGAGCCGTGGGCTGAGGTGTGGAGGCGGCTCCCGCTGGTGCTGCACGACGTGCAGCTGTCAGAGGCCGTGCAGATAAATCTGCAGGCGGAGCACTACGACGACATCGTCATCAAGCGGCATGACTTCAGCGAGACCATCAGCAAGGTGCTCAGGAAGCACCCAGGCCCAATCAAGTGCGTCCGCCTTGATAGCACCGCCTGCCCCGGGCCTGGCCTCCTAAGCGAGTGGGTGGATATGCTGTCAGCAAAGGCTGTGCAAGAGCTGGTGCTGGTCAACCTGACCTGGCCCATGGAGCAGCTGGAGTTCCCACTACACCGCCTTTGCAGCCAGAGACTGGTGACCCTGGCGCTTGGGTTCTTCGGGTTGACGGTGCTCGGCCTCGACTTGTGCTATACCCTCTTATCTCTGGAGCAGCTAATCTTGGTGGGATGCCGCTTCTCAGGACAAGCTCTCTCCGCAGTACTCTACTATCTGACACGCCTGAGCAGCCTCACCATCGGGAGCTGCGACATCACGGCCGGATGCGGCCATCAAGGCCTGGAGATCGAGTCCCGGACTTTGACTAGGCTGCACCTGTGCAAGTGCACTGCAAGTGCCGTCACCATCGTCAACGCCCCAGCGCTGCAAGTGCTCATCACGGGGGTTACCTCAGCCCCAGCACCTGGAAGAAGGGAGACCCTGGTGCTCATTAACCTGAGGTCCGCTGACGAGCTGCAGACACTTGAACACCTTGGTCTCCACCTCCATAGACTCCAGATTACCAGCGACGCCACTGTCAAGTTGAAGCACCGGCCGGTCGTCTCACTGCCCGCTCTCAAGACTCTCAGCATTGGGATACAGGTCTGCATGCCACACCACGCATCCATCCTGGTGGATTTGCTCGGTAGCCTGCCCCGCCTCCAAAAGCTGACTCTCTGG CGGGTCGATGATCTCCCTACCAGTGGTGATGACGAAACCTGCAGAAAAGCGTGGTCCCTCGACTGTGCGCCGCCCTGCATCACCCACTGCCTGGAGAACCTCGTCGTTCAAGAGtacagaggaggcggcggggaggttgCTTTCGTCCGGCGTGTGCTGTCGATCGGCTGCAGCCTCGTGTCGGTCACGCTCTGCCTGCACCAGACAGTCCCACTGGAGGTCGCCACCACACCATTCGGCGGATGCCTGGTCGCCTCAAACGGCTGTAAGATAGTAGTCAGGCGCGCCACACATGGGGTGTACGAGTAA
- the LOC117860601 gene encoding uncharacterized protein isoform X3: MFLFMAMKFLLAEGGTHFKYADKDNQGVKESALGNQCDPIKGSIPLSVWQAFKDGLKQGILNPDDIEVTLDSSPYYVSGTANEILLSSALMHMEKEFRNRFEKISSLNRRILISGPSGSELYQEALVKALAKHFDARLLILDSLVLGGFQDSLKELRKDDAPTGADIVGLSNKNTFGEVFYAALGNLIIEVISEESCCSKLIVLLKDAHMLLTEYREWLRRELPICVLIIGCQTQGDKDQEASGSQPKLFPHKICIELPQNKEQLSDVRKQLEHDIQILKTKAIVANIDEGCSAERMRAIQAVFPAAPDVMVLYPNQFLDLWACGQAVEEPWAEVWRRLPLVLHDVQLSEAVQINLQAEHYDDIVIKRHDFSETISKVLRKHPGPIKCVRLDSTACPGPGLLSEWVDMLSAKAVQELVLVNLTWPMEQLEFPLHRLCSQRLVTLALGFFGLTVLGLDLCYTLLSLEQLILVGCRFSGQALSAVLYYLTRLSSLTIGSCDITAGCGHQGLEIESRTLTRLHLCKCTASAVTIVNAPALQVLITGVTSAPAPGRRETLVLINLRSADELQTLEHLGLHLHRLQITSDATVKLKHRPVVSLPALKTLSIGIQVCMPHHASILVDLLGSLPRLQKLTLWRVDDLPTSGDDETCRKAWSLDCAPPCITHCLENLVVQEYRGGGGEVAFVRRVLSIGCSLVSVTLCLHQTVPLEVATTPFGGCLVASNGCKIVVRRATHGVYE, encoded by the exons ATGTTCCTATTCATGGCGATGAAATTTCTGTTGGCAGAG GGAGGAACACATTTTAAATATGCTGACAAAGATAACCAAGGAGTAAAAGAATCTG CTCTTGGAAATCAGTGCGATCCTATTAAAGGCAGTATACCTCTGAGCGTTTGGCAAGCCTTTAAGGATGGGCTGAAACAAGGCATTCTTAACCCTGATGATATTGAAGTAACCCTTGATAGTTCCCCATATTATGTCAG TGGCACTGCAAACGAAATACTTTTATCATCTGCTCTCATGCATATGGAAAAGGAGTTCCGGAATCGCTTTGAAAAAATCTCATCCCTAAATCGGCGAATTCTAATATCCGGTCCATCAG GTTCCGAACTGTATCAGGAAGCATTGGTGAAGGCACTTGCAAAGCATTTTGATGCTAGACTTCTCATACTTGACTCTCTTGTGCTTGGTGGT TTTCAGGATTCCCTAAAGGAGTTAAGGAAGGATGATGCACCGACAGGAGCTGACATTGTTGGACTATCCAACAAAAACACTTTCGGAGAAGTTTTTTATGCTGCTTTAGGAAACCTGATTATTGAG GTCATTTCAGAAGAAAGCTGCTGCAGTAAATTGATTGTATTACTCAAGGACGCACATATGTTGTTGACAGAGTATAGAGAATGGCTGAGAAGAGAACTTCCAATTTGTGTTCTGATTATTGGATGCCAAACTCAGGGAGACAAAGATCAG GAAGCATCTGGAAGTCAGCCTAAACTTTTCCCTCACAAAATTTGCATCGAACTTCCACAG AACAAAGAGCAGCTATCAGATGTAAGGAAACAACTAGAACATGATATTCAAATCCTCAAAACTAAAGCCATTGTTGCTAATATCGATGAG GGTTGCTCGGCGGAGCGTATGCGTGCCATCCAGGCTGTCTTCCCAGCAGCCCCGGACGTGATGGTCCTTTACCCTAATCAATTCCTGGACCTATGGGCGTGCGGGCAAGCCGTGGAGGAGCCGTGGGCTGAGGTGTGGAGGCGGCTCCCGCTGGTGCTGCACGACGTGCAGCTGTCAGAGGCCGTGCAGATAAATCTGCAGGCGGAGCACTACGACGACATCGTCATCAAGCGGCATGACTTCAGCGAGACCATCAGCAAGGTGCTCAGGAAGCACCCAGGCCCAATCAAGTGCGTCCGCCTTGATAGCACCGCCTGCCCCGGGCCTGGCCTCCTAAGCGAGTGGGTGGATATGCTGTCAGCAAAGGCTGTGCAAGAGCTGGTGCTGGTCAACCTGACCTGGCCCATGGAGCAGCTGGAGTTCCCACTACACCGCCTTTGCAGCCAGAGACTGGTGACCCTGGCGCTTGGGTTCTTCGGGTTGACGGTGCTCGGCCTCGACTTGTGCTATACCCTCTTATCTCTGGAGCAGCTAATCTTGGTGGGATGCCGCTTCTCAGGACAAGCTCTCTCCGCAGTACTCTACTATCTGACACGCCTGAGCAGCCTCACCATCGGGAGCTGCGACATCACGGCCGGATGCGGCCATCAAGGCCTGGAGATCGAGTCCCGGACTTTGACTAGGCTGCACCTGTGCAAGTGCACTGCAAGTGCCGTCACCATCGTCAACGCCCCAGCGCTGCAAGTGCTCATCACGGGGGTTACCTCAGCCCCAGCACCTGGAAGAAGGGAGACCCTGGTGCTCATTAACCTGAGGTCCGCTGACGAGCTGCAGACACTTGAACACCTTGGTCTCCACCTCCATAGACTCCAGATTACCAGCGACGCCACTGTCAAGTTGAAGCACCGGCCGGTCGTCTCACTGCCCGCTCTCAAGACTCTCAGCATTGGGATACAGGTCTGCATGCCACACCACGCATCCATCCTGGTGGATTTGCTCGGTAGCCTGCCCCGCCTCCAAAAGCTGACTCTCTGG CGGGTCGATGATCTCCCTACCAGTGGTGATGACGAAACCTGCAGAAAAGCGTGGTCCCTCGACTGTGCGCCGCCCTGCATCACCCACTGCCTGGAGAACCTCGTCGTTCAAGAGtacagaggaggcggcggggaggttgCTTTCGTCCGGCGTGTGCTGTCGATCGGCTGCAGCCTCGTGTCGGTCACGCTCTGCCTGCACCAGACAGTCCCACTGGAGGTCGCCACCACACCATTCGGCGGATGCCTGGTCGCCTCAAACGGCTGTAAGATAGTAGTCAGGCGCGCCACACATGGGGTGTACGAGTAA
- the LOC140221668 gene encoding uncharacterized protein has protein sequence MAVLSRFINKLREKGLAFFKLLKKVDKFEWDDETSKELEQLKAFLTTPPVMTAPADQETLYLYISATTHVVSTVLVVEREDPGYAHMVQQPVYYVSEVLNDSKIRYTQVQKLLYAVLFSSKKLRHYFQVHKICMLKYVLQIYYKVTNNGAKYKALIHVLRIDVSLRIKRILAYSDSKVVIE, from the exons ATGGCGGTCCTCAGCCGCTTCATCAACAAACTCAGAGAAAAGGGTCTGgccttcttcaagctgctcaaaAAGGTGGACAAATTTGAGTGGGATGACGAGACCAGCAAGGAACTCGAACAGCTCAAagctttcctcaccactccACCCGTCATGACGGCCCCGGCCGACCAAGAAACGCTttacctctacatctctgcaacGACGCATGTTGTCAGCACCGTGCTAGTTGTCGAGCGTGAAGATCCCGGCTATGCCCACATGGTGCAGCAACCGGTGTACTACGTTAGTGAGGTCCTCAACGACTCCAAGATCCGATACACAcaggttcagaaattgctctacGCAGTTTTGTTCTCATCAAAAAAGCTGCGCCACTATTTCCAGGTGCACAAAATCTGCATG ctcaagtacgtgctccaGATCTACTACAAGGTCACCAACAATGGTGCCAAGTACAAAGCTCTCATCCACGTCCTCCGCATTGACGTCTCCCTCAGGATCAAGCGTATCCTTGCGTACAGCGACTCCAAGGTCGTCATCGAgtag